From Lagopus muta isolate bLagMut1 chromosome 28, bLagMut1 primary, whole genome shotgun sequence, a single genomic window includes:
- the DHDH gene encoding LOW QUALITY PROTEIN: trans-1,2-dihydrobenzene-1,2-diol dehydrogenase (The sequence of the model RefSeq protein was modified relative to this genomic sequence to represent the inferred CDS: deleted 2 bases in 2 codons) — protein MDTVTPQEPTQSPPGTTVPPPTRWGICSAGKISHDFLVALRTLPAEEHLAVAIAARELSRAQKYAQLHGVPRAYGSYEELARDPQVDVVYVGTVNPQHLPDTLLFLRAHKAVLVEKPMGISAREAKEMAAAAREAGVFLMEGFWTRFFPAWKRLKALVDEGALGECRVLQGALAFPLRSVERVREPSLAGGALLDLGGYGLQMASALLGRGRPPLRLRAEGCLHPSGVDETVTVTLQYEGGKQAALTVSMDAEMPGGAVLGEPTAGW, from the exons ATGGACACTGTGACCCCCCAGGAGCCCACTCAGTCCCCCCCAGGTACCACC GTCCCCCCCCCGACCCGCTGGGGCATCTGTTCAGCTGGCAAAATCAGCCACGACTTCCTGGTGGCCCTGCGCACGCTGCCCGCCGAGGAGCACCTG gccGTGGCTATAGCAGCACGAGAGTTGTCCCGTGCCCAGAAGTACGCACAGCTGCATGGGGTGCCACGTGCCTATGGGAGCTACGAGGAGCTGGCAAGAGACCCCCAAGTGG ACGTGGTTTACGTGGGCACCGTGAACCCGCAGCACCTGCCAGACACCCTCCTCTTCCTGCGGGCACACAAGGCTGTGCTGGTGGAGAAGCCAATGGGCATCAGCGCCCGCGAGGCCAaggagatggcagcagctgcacggGAGGCGGGCGTCTTCCTGATGGAG GGCTTCTGGACCCGCTTCTTCCCAGCCTGGAAGCGGCTG AAGGCACTGGTGGATGAAGGGGCCTTGGGGGAATGCCGGGTGCTGCAGGGGGCCCTGGCTTTCCCCCTGAGGTCCGTGGAACGGGTGCGAGAACCCAGCTTGGCTGGGGGAGCCCTCCTGGACCTGGGGGGCTACGGGCTGCAGATGGCCAGCGCCTTGTTGGGGAGGGGGCGCCCACCCCTACGGCTACGGGCAGAGGGCTGCCTGCACCCCTCGG GGGTGGACGAGACGGTGACGGTGACGCTGCAGTATGAAGGGgggaagcaggcagcactgacCGTGTCCATGGATGCAGAGATGCCGGGGGGGGCCGTGCTGGGGGAACCCACGGCTGGGTGGAG